One Synechococcus sp. JA-2-3B'a(2-13) genomic window carries:
- a CDS encoding endonuclease domain-containing protein, whose amino-acid sequence MSEFSGVRIEGGLLGPDILEKLLAGDLPGQKPEDFGFNSKRGPVEEIAAVFADCRKYWEAFQSRLQRLPESDLATSITRDAWAIPFFSLLGIEVRYQPRACEVDGMNFPISHRMGEAEDAPPVHIVGARQELGRVPASGRPRLAPHSLLQEYLNRSEHLWGIVTNGLTLRLLRDSTYVRRQAYVEFDLKQILEEQRFNDFAILFRLLHRSRLPQTAELAGDCLLEKYYQQALEQGGRVRERLREGVEECIRLLANGFLAHPKNQRLRARLLSDPRELYRQLLRLVYRFLFLLVSEERGLMSSAALYREHYSVTRLRRFLDRQSAQDEHEDLWCSLRVLWRVLSQEELAELLGAAPLNGELFAPLELDECSLSNRDLLQAFSHLAYYRENPTSPLRRVNYAALDVEELGSVYESLLDYQPQIVTGQGAPRFELSYGSERKSTGSYYTPPELVAELIRSALEPVIEERLKAARPPEEKEQAILSIRVCDPACGSGHFLLAAARRLGKELAKIRTGEEEPAPKRVREAIRDVVAHCIYGVDKNPLAVELCRVALWLEAHCAGKPLTFLDHHIKCGDSLVGVLDLAVLEKGIPDEAFTPVSADSKEAARSLKQRNRTECQSLQTGQLSLAFDTDQVVAELSQERQKLEAIPDNSPAEVSRKQQLYSRYCQDPQHQKLVEACNLWTAAFFQPLIPDFSRAITTQAVADRLQERTPSQALATAQALAVENRFFHWPLEFPEVFESGGFDVILGNPPWEQIQLEEQEFFASRDTAIARAPNAAARKRLIADLPKTNPALWHDYQRALHGAESTSRFLRGSGQYPLAGRRRINTYSVFAERVRSLLNIRGRAGIIVPTGIATDATNQFFFADLVEKGHLLSLFDFDNREKLFPSVISLMKFCLLTICGTGDPKRQIHFEFFCHRPEDIRNPLKLLPLAPHDLAVINPNTRTLPVFRTRQDADLTRAIYQRVPVLVNDSPLPKGEGLGVRVNPWGVQFKQGLFNMSSDSHLFRTRAELEKQGYRLVGNVFVPSPPSPLSHAAGEGGRIAAPDLSSRAAGEGGYELPKASRELIARARQLRREATTAESLLWELLRDRRLLGRKFRRQHPIGQFIADFFCDDARLIIEIDGAVHREPTQQERDRLREEILREHGFAMLRFTNDQILDRTEQVLQEIAAYVTAHSYEHPSPLSQSLGRGAGGEGYLPLYEAKMIWHYDHRYGTYEGVRDRSSTQLPTPDEHQHADPHFVVQPWYWVPAEEVQARLGAWQRGWLLGFRDVARSTDERTAIFSLLPRVGVGHTMPIVLTGEISAIHLSCFLANLNVLIFDWALRQKIGGTHLTFFILRQLPVLPPDAYTAEDLRFIVPRALELVYTSWDMKPFADDVWREADEGLRAVIRPHPPTPSPAALGEGIPFPPFTWNEERRAILRAELDAYYARLYGLTRKQLRYILDPADLTERELEDILDPREEVADPLDPAGYATRAPASTFPGETFRVLKEKEIRQYGEYRTRRLVLEAWEKLAQHSIKA is encoded by the coding sequence ATGAGCGAGTTTTCTGGGGTACGCATCGAAGGAGGCCTGTTGGGGCCCGATATTCTCGAAAAGCTGCTGGCAGGGGATCTGCCAGGACAGAAGCCAGAAGACTTCGGCTTTAACAGCAAGCGCGGCCCAGTCGAAGAGATTGCCGCGGTCTTTGCCGATTGTCGAAAGTACTGGGAGGCCTTCCAGAGCCGCCTGCAGCGCCTGCCCGAAAGCGATCTCGCCACCAGCATCACCCGCGATGCCTGGGCGATCCCCTTCTTCAGTTTGCTGGGGATCGAGGTGCGCTATCAACCGCGCGCCTGCGAGGTGGACGGAATGAACTTCCCCATCTCGCATCGCATGGGCGAGGCGGAAGACGCGCCACCGGTGCACATCGTCGGCGCGCGCCAGGAGCTGGGCCGCGTGCCGGCTTCTGGCCGGCCTCGCCTGGCACCCCACTCGCTGCTGCAGGAGTATCTCAACCGCAGCGAGCACCTCTGGGGCATTGTTACCAACGGATTGACCCTGCGCCTCCTGCGGGACTCCACCTATGTGCGTCGGCAGGCCTATGTGGAGTTTGACCTGAAGCAGATCCTAGAGGAGCAGCGGTTTAACGACTTTGCCATCCTCTTTCGGCTGCTGCACCGCAGCCGCTTGCCCCAAACGGCAGAGCTAGCAGGGGATTGTCTGCTGGAAAAGTACTACCAACAGGCCCTGGAGCAGGGTGGCCGGGTCCGGGAACGGCTGCGGGAGGGGGTTGAGGAGTGCATCAGGTTGCTGGCAAATGGGTTCCTGGCCCATCCCAAGAACCAGAGGCTGAGAGCGCGGCTCTTGTCGGATCCCAGGGAGCTCTACCGCCAACTGCTGCGCTTGGTCTACCGGTTCCTGTTCCTCTTAGTTTCCGAAGAGCGGGGGTTGATGAGCAGCGCGGCGCTCTATCGCGAGCACTACAGCGTGACGCGGCTGCGGCGGTTTTTGGATCGGCAAAGTGCCCAAGACGAACACGAGGATCTCTGGTGCAGCTTGCGGGTGCTCTGGAGGGTGCTTTCCCAAGAGGAGCTGGCGGAGCTGCTGGGGGCTGCTCCTCTCAACGGAGAGCTGTTTGCCCCTCTGGAGCTGGATGAGTGCAGCCTGAGCAACCGGGATCTGCTGCAAGCCTTTTCGCACCTAGCCTACTACCGAGAAAACCCCACCTCTCCCCTTCGGCGGGTCAACTACGCGGCGCTGGATGTAGAAGAACTGGGATCCGTCTACGAAAGCTTGCTCGACTACCAGCCTCAGATTGTAACTGGGCAAGGGGCGCCTCGCTTTGAGTTGAGCTACGGCTCAGAGCGCAAGAGCACAGGCTCCTACTACACCCCGCCGGAGCTAGTGGCCGAACTCATCCGCTCGGCGCTGGAGCCAGTGATCGAAGAACGGCTGAAAGCCGCTCGCCCACCTGAGGAAAAAGAGCAAGCGATTTTGTCCATCCGTGTGTGTGATCCCGCCTGCGGATCCGGTCACTTCCTGCTTGCTGCCGCCCGCAGGTTGGGCAAGGAACTGGCAAAGATCCGCACCGGCGAAGAGGAACCCGCCCCCAAGCGTGTCCGCGAGGCCATCCGCGATGTGGTGGCGCACTGCATCTACGGCGTGGACAAAAACCCGCTGGCGGTGGAACTCTGCCGCGTGGCCCTGTGGCTGGAGGCCCACTGCGCCGGCAAGCCCCTCACCTTCCTGGATCACCACATCAAGTGCGGCGATTCGCTGGTGGGTGTCTTGGATTTGGCGGTTTTGGAAAAGGGCATCCCCGATGAAGCCTTTACCCCGGTTAGCGCTGACTCCAAGGAGGCTGCCCGCTCGCTAAAGCAGCGCAATCGCACCGAGTGCCAGAGTTTGCAAACAGGGCAGCTTTCCCTTGCTTTTGACACTGACCAGGTGGTGGCTGAGCTTAGCCAGGAGCGACAGAAGCTAGAAGCCATTCCAGACAACTCCCCGGCAGAGGTTAGCCGCAAGCAGCAGCTCTACAGCCGCTATTGCCAAGACCCGCAACACCAAAAGCTAGTGGAAGCCTGCAACCTGTGGACAGCCGCTTTTTTCCAGCCCTTGATCCCTGACTTCTCTAGGGCCATTACCACCCAAGCCGTGGCTGATCGACTGCAGGAGAGAACCCCCTCCCAGGCCCTTGCCACTGCTCAGGCCCTCGCCGTCGAGAACCGGTTTTTCCACTGGCCGCTGGAGTTCCCGGAGGTGTTTGAAAGTGGCGGCTTTGATGTGATCCTCGGCAACCCGCCCTGGGAGCAAATTCAACTGGAAGAGCAGGAATTCTTCGCCAGCCGCGATACCGCCATTGCCCGCGCGCCCAACGCCGCCGCCCGCAAACGGCTGATCGCCGACCTACCCAAGACCAACCCCGCCCTCTGGCACGACTACCAGCGTGCCCTGCACGGCGCCGAAAGCACCAGCCGCTTTTTACGGGGCAGTGGTCAATATCCCCTCGCCGGCCGCCGCCGTATCAACACCTACTCGGTCTTTGCCGAACGGGTGCGTAGCCTGCTCAATATCCGGGGGCGGGCGGGCATCATCGTCCCCACCGGCATCGCCACCGACGCCACCAACCAGTTCTTCTTCGCCGATCTGGTGGAAAAAGGACATCTGCTCAGCCTGTTCGACTTTGACAATCGTGAAAAGTTATTTCCGTCGGTTATTTCACTAATGAAGTTTTGCTTGCTCACGATCTGCGGGACAGGCGATCCAAAACGACAGATTCATTTCGAATTTTTCTGCCACCGTCCTGAAGATATACGGAATCCGCTGAAACTTTTGCCTCTGGCACCACACGACTTAGCCGTCATCAACCCCAACACCCGCACCCTGCCGGTCTTCCGTACCCGGCAAGATGCCGACCTCACCCGCGCCATCTACCAGCGCGTGCCGGTTCTGGTGAACGACTCCCCTCTTCCTAAGGGAGAGGGGCTGGGGGTGAGGGTCAACCCCTGGGGCGTGCAGTTTAAGCAGGGGTTGTTCAATATGTCTTCTGACTCGCACCTCTTCCGCACCCGTGCAGAGCTGGAAAAGCAAGGTTACCGGCTGGTGGGGAATGTGTTTGTGCCCTCACCCCCTAGCCCCCTCTCCCACGCTGCGGGAGAGGGGGGAAGGATCGCAGCCCCCGACCTCTCTTCTCGCGCTGCGGGAGAAGGAGGGTACGAATTACCCAAGGCCAGCCGGGAACTGATTGCCAGGGCGCGGCAGTTGCGTCGCGAGGCGACGACCGCCGAAAGCCTGCTCTGGGAATTGTTGCGTGACCGTCGGCTGCTAGGCCGAAAATTCCGACGTCAACATCCGATTGGACAATTCATCGCCGACTTCTTCTGTGACGATGCCCGCCTGATCATTGAGATAGATGGCGCCGTGCACCGTGAACCCACTCAGCAGGAACGCGACCGTTTGCGGGAGGAAATCCTGCGCGAACATGGCTTTGCCATGCTGCGCTTTACCAATGACCAGATACTCGACCGCACAGAACAAGTCCTCCAAGAAATTGCTGCCTATGTCACTGCCCATTCCTACGAGCATCCTTCTCCCCTCTCCCAAAGCCTTGGGAGAGGGGCCGGGGGTGAGGGCTACCTCCCCCTCTACGAAGCCAAGATGATCTGGCACTATGACCACCGCTACGGCACCTATGAGGGCGTGCGCGACCGCTCCAGCACCCAACTGCCCACGCCTGATGAGCACCAGCACGCCGACCCGCACTTTGTTGTCCAGCCCTGGTACTGGGTGCCCGCCGAAGAAGTGCAAGCCCGCCTGGGCGCGTGGCAACGCGGCTGGCTGCTCGGCTTCCGGGATGTGGCACGTTCTACGGATGAGCGCACCGCCATCTTCAGCTTGCTGCCCAGAGTTGGGGTAGGACATACGATGCCCATAGTCCTTACGGGTGAGATTTCGGCTATTCATCTCTCATGTTTTCTAGCCAATCTAAATGTCCTAATTTTTGATTGGGCATTGCGCCAGAAAATTGGTGGGACGCATCTTACTTTCTTCATCCTCCGCCAACTCCCCGTCCTGCCGCCGGATGCCTACACCGCCGAAGATTTGCGCTTCATCGTCCCGCGCGCGCTGGAGCTGGTCTACACCTCCTGGGACATGAAACCCTTCGCCGACGACGTATGGCGAGAGGCAGACGAAGGATTGCGGGCTGTGATTAGACCTCACCCCCCGACCCCCTCGCCCGCAGCACTGGGTGAGGGCATCCCCTTCCCGCCGTTCACCTGGAACGAGGAACGCCGCGCCATCCTCCGCGCTGAACTGGATGCGTACTACGCCCGGCTCTACGGCCTCACCCGCAAGCAACTGCGCTACATCCTCGACCCGGCAGACCTCACCGAACGCGAACTGGAAGACATACTCGACCCGCGGGAAGAGGTGGCAGACCCGCTCGACCCGGCTGGCTACGCTACCCGCGCTCCTGCTAGCACCTTCCCCGGCGAAACCTTTCGCGTGCTGAAGGAGAAGGAGATACGTCAATACGGCGAATACCGCACCCGGCGGCTGGTGCTGGAGGCGTGGGAGAAGCTGGCGCAGCACTCAATAAAAGCTTAG
- a CDS encoding helicase-related protein, producing the protein MQPGSIVRCRNREWVVLPADSEEIVVLRPLTGTPEDAVCIHRHLMNLVGGTLPFERVEPTAFPWPSGDHPADTTSTLLLWQAARLILREGATPFRSLGRLSIRPRVYQFVPLLMALRLDPVRLLIADDVGVGKTIEALLIARELLDRGEIRRLCVLCPPYLCEQWASELAEKFNLEPVVIRSGTVGQLERKTPVGRSLYEHFPVQVASIDFVKTERNRHPFLQFCPELVIADEVHGAAAAHGKNQQERHSLLKAVAQNPNRHLILLTATPHSGVEEAFRSLLGLLRPEFETWDLQDLNEDQRVQLARHFVQRTRRDIRETWQELTCFPTREAEDETYTLSEGQRKLFEDTYGFCSELVCTGQQLEKRQQRVRYWGALALLRCVMSSPAAAVAALHNRSGATLEAEEEVEAELSRWVFESAEERTDDELPTPALEAADPTLPDSDRRRLQALARLAKQLQGPEHDTKLARAIELVKKLLQEGFHPILWCRYVATAEYLDSYLRQQLGSPAQVACVTGRMGDEEREAKIANLEVDRPRVLVATDCLSEGINLQEKFTAVIHYDLPWNPNRLEQREGRVDRYGQKASRVKVIRFFGRDNPVDGVVLEVLLNKAREIHRTLGTHVPVPEASESVTQAVLEALFLRKGHWSAERQLTLDLGVPEVDEFHRRWDRSVEQERRNRTRFAQRALKPEAVQRELEATDAVLGDPEAVREFFLAAAQRLNLAITPGKRSGVYQVSVGSEATATLPEAIRLALPSPKGGRWLISFDSPTPEGAEYIGRNHRVVVALAQFLLEEALDNPEKGDAVVSRCGALRTRAVVDLTTLLLLRVRYLVEQPQGQPLLAEEVLVLGGVGLESGEARWLETGAALQLLATAKPDENLPLAEKRELVQHLLACLGPWQETEENWGRDHRLQQAARERILQRAAELEAAHRRIRQAVSLQGRGLKVKPQLPPDLLGLLVLQPVVCR; encoded by the coding sequence ATGCAGCCTGGCTCAATTGTCCGCTGCCGCAACCGCGAGTGGGTGGTGCTCCCCGCTGATTCAGAAGAAATTGTGGTGCTGCGGCCCCTCACCGGCACCCCAGAAGATGCGGTTTGCATTCACCGACACCTGATGAACCTTGTGGGCGGCACCTTGCCCTTCGAGCGAGTGGAGCCTACCGCCTTTCCTTGGCCCTCTGGGGATCATCCTGCCGATACCACCAGTACCCTTCTCCTCTGGCAGGCGGCCCGGCTGATTTTACGGGAGGGCGCAACTCCCTTTCGCTCTCTGGGGCGCCTCTCGATTCGGCCACGGGTATACCAGTTTGTGCCCTTGCTCATGGCGCTGCGCCTCGATCCGGTGCGGCTATTGATTGCCGACGACGTAGGGGTGGGCAAGACCATCGAGGCGCTGCTGATAGCCAGGGAGCTTTTGGATCGCGGCGAGATCCGACGCCTTTGTGTCCTGTGCCCTCCCTATTTGTGCGAGCAGTGGGCCAGCGAGCTGGCCGAGAAGTTTAACCTGGAGCCAGTGGTCATCCGCTCGGGAACGGTGGGGCAATTGGAGCGAAAAACCCCTGTTGGGCGCAGCCTCTACGAGCACTTTCCTGTCCAGGTGGCCAGCATTGACTTCGTCAAGACCGAGCGCAACCGCCACCCATTTCTGCAATTTTGTCCTGAGCTGGTCATTGCCGACGAAGTCCATGGGGCAGCGGCAGCCCATGGCAAAAACCAGCAGGAGCGCCACAGTCTGCTCAAAGCGGTGGCCCAAAACCCCAACCGCCACCTGATCCTGCTGACGGCAACTCCCCACAGCGGTGTCGAAGAGGCCTTCCGCTCGCTGCTGGGGCTGCTGCGGCCCGAGTTCGAGACATGGGATCTCCAGGATCTCAACGAAGACCAACGCGTCCAGCTAGCCCGTCATTTTGTCCAGCGCACGCGGCGAGATATTCGGGAAACTTGGCAGGAGCTCACCTGTTTTCCAACCCGGGAAGCTGAAGATGAAACCTACACCCTTTCTGAGGGACAGCGCAAGCTGTTCGAGGACACCTATGGGTTTTGCTCGGAATTGGTGTGCACAGGGCAGCAACTAGAGAAGCGCCAGCAGCGAGTGCGCTACTGGGGAGCGCTGGCCCTTTTGCGCTGCGTAATGTCCAGCCCGGCGGCAGCAGTAGCGGCATTGCACAATCGCAGCGGAGCAACCCTGGAGGCAGAAGAAGAGGTTGAGGCAGAACTGAGCCGCTGGGTGTTCGAGTCGGCAGAAGAGCGTACCGACGATGAGCTGCCAACGCCAGCTCTTGAAGCCGCAGACCCAACCCTGCCGGATAGCGACCGCCGCCGGTTGCAGGCCCTGGCCCGTCTGGCCAAACAGCTCCAGGGCCCAGAGCACGACACCAAACTGGCGCGGGCCATCGAGCTGGTGAAAAAGTTGCTTCAGGAAGGTTTTCATCCCATCCTCTGGTGCCGCTACGTTGCCACTGCGGAGTATCTGGACAGTTACCTTCGGCAACAGCTGGGATCCCCAGCCCAAGTAGCCTGTGTAACGGGCAGGATGGGAGACGAGGAGCGGGAGGCCAAGATCGCGAACCTGGAAGTTGACCGACCACGGGTGCTGGTGGCCACCGACTGCCTCTCGGAAGGGATCAACCTGCAGGAAAAGTTTACAGCCGTCATCCACTACGACCTGCCCTGGAACCCCAATCGGCTGGAGCAGCGGGAGGGCCGGGTGGATCGCTACGGCCAAAAGGCCAGCCGGGTCAAGGTCATCCGCTTTTTTGGCCGCGACAACCCCGTAGATGGCGTGGTACTGGAGGTGTTGCTCAACAAAGCGCGGGAGATCCACCGCACCCTGGGCACCCACGTGCCTGTGCCGGAGGCTAGCGAAAGCGTTACCCAGGCTGTGCTCGAAGCCCTCTTCCTGCGCAAGGGACACTGGTCCGCCGAGCGCCAGCTAACCCTCGATCTTGGCGTGCCGGAAGTGGATGAGTTTCACCGGCGCTGGGATCGCTCTGTCGAACAGGAGCGGCGCAACCGCACCCGTTTTGCCCAGCGGGCCCTCAAGCCTGAGGCAGTGCAGCGGGAGCTGGAGGCCACCGATGCCGTGCTAGGGGATCCCGAAGCTGTGCGCGAATTCTTCCTGGCTGCCGCCCAGCGCCTCAACCTAGCCATAACCCCAGGGAAGCGGTCGGGGGTCTACCAGGTTAGCGTCGGCTCCGAAGCCACTGCCACCTTGCCGGAAGCCATTCGCCTGGCCCTGCCCTCTCCCAAAGGCGGGCGTTGGCTAATCAGCTTCGACTCGCCCACGCCCGAAGGTGCCGAATACATTGGCCGCAACCACCGCGTCGTGGTTGCCCTGGCCCAGTTTTTGCTGGAGGAAGCCCTCGACAACCCAGAGAAAGGGGATGCTGTCGTCTCCCGCTGCGGCGCTCTACGCACCCGAGCGGTAGTTGATCTTACAACTCTACTGCTGCTGCGGGTGCGCTACCTGGTGGAGCAACCCCAGGGGCAGCCTCTCTTGGCGGAAGAGGTGCTGGTGCTAGGCGGTGTTGGCCTGGAGAGCGGCGAGGCCCGCTGGCTGGAGACGGGCGCAGCTCTCCAACTGCTGGCCACGGCCAAGCCGGATGAGAACCTACCGCTAGCGGAAAAGCGGGAGCTGGTTCAGCATCTCCTGGCCTGTCTCGGCCCGTGGCAGGAGACAGAGGAAAACTGGGGAAGGGATCACCGGCTGCAGCAGGCGGCGCGGGAGCGGATTTTGCAGCGTGCTGCTGAGCTGGAGGCTGCCCATAGGCGCATCCGCCAAGCCGTGTCCCTACAGGGGCGGGGGCTGAAGGTGAAGCCGCAGCTTCCCCCCGATCTTTTAGGACTCCTTGTTCTCCAACCGGTGGTTTGCCGATGA
- a CDS encoding Crp/Fnr family transcriptional regulator — MKRSRPQVPLWPTDIMSSPRYPFERVREHLLFQSLEDAEWKALTAALLPSRFSPGQVIFQEGDPSSDLYMILSGVVELRRQYVRHPGDYWLATLHAGRLFGELSLLTGRRRSFTAVSMTEVQTLRLSTEGLILLPLEVQVKLYRAWSQIISEHLYWLDSMFTDLLEQRGVENVASAMALLHQRYPA, encoded by the coding sequence ATGAAACGGAGCCGGCCTCAGGTACCCCTCTGGCCCACCGACATCATGAGCAGCCCCCGTTATCCGTTTGAGCGTGTTCGCGAGCACTTGCTCTTCCAATCTTTGGAAGATGCCGAGTGGAAGGCGCTGACGGCAGCCCTGTTGCCCAGCCGCTTCTCTCCTGGCCAGGTGATCTTTCAAGAGGGGGATCCCAGCAGTGACCTGTACATGATCCTCAGTGGAGTGGTGGAGCTGCGTCGCCAATATGTGCGACATCCGGGAGATTATTGGCTGGCTACGCTGCACGCCGGGCGTTTGTTTGGGGAACTTTCTCTGCTGACGGGACGGCGGCGCTCCTTTACGGCAGTGAGCATGACCGAGGTGCAAACCCTACGCCTTTCCACCGAAGGGCTGATCCTGCTGCCTCTGGAAGTCCAGGTGAAACTCTACCGCGCCTGGAGCCAGATCATCAGCGAGCACCTTTACTGGCTGGATAGTATGTTCACGGATCTGCTGGAGCAGCGAGGGGTAGAAAATGTAGCCTCGGCTATGGCTCTGCTGCACCAGCGCTATCCCGCTTGA
- the gap gene encoding type I glyceraldehyde-3-phosphate dehydrogenase: MVRVAINGFGRIGRNFLRCWLGRSQSNLDIVAINDTSDARTAAHLLKYDSILGPLQGADVEPAENGLVVNGKHIYAVSDRNPSNLPWKEWKVDLVIEATGVFVDYQGASKHIEAGAKKVVITAPAKGGDIPTFVYGVNQHTYDPVRHNIVSNASCTTNCLAPIIKVLLDKFGVLRATMTTTHSYTGDQRILDGGHRDLRRARAAALSMVPTTTGAAKAVALVIPELKGKLNGVAVRVPTPNVSLVDLVVQTERRVIAEEVNAALKEASETTMKGIIAYSDIPLVSIDYRGHDCSAIVDAEMTSVLDGDLVKVMAWYDNEWGYSQRVLDLAEYMAAHWVE, from the coding sequence GTGGTTAGGGTAGCCATCAACGGGTTTGGTCGCATTGGTCGCAACTTTTTGCGCTGTTGGCTGGGTCGCTCCCAGTCCAACCTGGACATTGTTGCCATCAACGACACCTCAGATGCTCGCACGGCTGCCCACCTGCTCAAGTACGATTCCATCCTTGGGCCGTTGCAGGGAGCAGACGTTGAGCCTGCAGAAAACGGTTTGGTGGTGAACGGCAAGCATATCTATGCCGTTTCCGACCGCAACCCCAGCAACCTGCCCTGGAAAGAGTGGAAGGTGGATCTTGTTATTGAAGCTACAGGTGTTTTTGTCGACTACCAGGGTGCCTCTAAGCACATAGAAGCGGGGGCCAAAAAGGTGGTGATCACCGCCCCGGCCAAGGGGGGAGACATTCCCACGTTTGTCTACGGTGTTAATCAACACACCTACGACCCGGTGCGGCACAACATTGTCAGCAACGCCAGCTGCACCACCAACTGCCTTGCCCCGATCATCAAGGTGTTGCTGGACAAGTTCGGCGTCCTCCGTGCCACCATGACCACCACCCACAGTTACACCGGCGACCAGCGGATCTTAGATGGTGGTCACCGCGATCTGCGGCGGGCCCGGGCAGCAGCATTGAGCATGGTGCCCACCACCACGGGGGCTGCCAAGGCGGTGGCTTTGGTGATCCCGGAGCTGAAAGGCAAGCTGAATGGGGTGGCGGTACGGGTTCCCACGCCCAATGTGTCTCTGGTGGACTTGGTGGTGCAAACAGAGCGGCGCGTGATTGCCGAGGAGGTAAACGCTGCCCTGAAGGAAGCCTCGGAAACCACGATGAAAGGGATCATCGCCTACTCGGATATTCCCTTGGTCTCCATCGACTACCGCGGCCACGACTGCTCGGCCATTGTGGATGCGGAGATGACCAGTGTGCTGGATGGGGATCTGGTCAAGGTCATGGCTTGGTACGACAACGAGTGGGGCTACTCCCAGCGGGTGTTGGACTTGGCGGAATACATGGCCGCTCACTGGGTGGAGTAG
- a CDS encoding 2'-5' RNA ligase family protein, translated as MLVDNPKQRLFLALLPPPALQEQVTAIKQQFAEQFASQAALRSPPHITLVPPFEWPSSDLPALTGSLEAFARRQTPVSIQLSGFGAFAPRVIFIHVVPSPELQRLQAQAHHHMGILLNQKETTAQARPFVPHMTVAFRDLTPAHFRAAWPQFKTRFFQSSFTASALTLLLHDGKRWQVFAQFSMGE; from the coding sequence ATGCTGGTGGATAACCCCAAGCAGCGACTGTTTCTTGCTCTGCTCCCCCCTCCAGCACTGCAAGAGCAGGTGACAGCCATCAAACAGCAGTTTGCCGAGCAATTTGCCAGCCAAGCGGCCCTGCGCTCGCCTCCCCACATCACTCTGGTGCCGCCGTTCGAGTGGCCCAGTTCCGATCTGCCGGCCTTGACGGGATCCCTAGAGGCCTTTGCCAGGCGTCAGACCCCCGTCTCCATCCAGCTATCCGGCTTTGGGGCCTTCGCACCGCGCGTCATTTTTATCCATGTCGTGCCCTCCCCAGAACTGCAGCGGCTACAAGCTCAAGCCCATCACCACATGGGGATCCTTCTCAACCAGAAAGAGACAACCGCTCAAGCCCGTCCGTTTGTGCCCCACATGACCGTTGCCTTTCGAGATCTAACCCCCGCCCACTTTCGCGCCGCTTGGCCGCAGTTCAAGACCCGTTTTTTTCAAAGTTCCTTCACGGCGTCGGCTTTGACGCTTCTCCTCCACGACGGCAAGCGCTGGCAGGTTTTTGCCCAGTTCTCGATGGGGGAATAA
- a CDS encoding (2Fe-2S) ferredoxin domain-containing protein, translating into MSRPVASSPILDPSSTTGSPGQAPQPAPIPPYQWHLFLCADQTKPKCCEKAVGLEAWDYLKSRIKELNLEIGSGGSLRVHRTKANCLRACDYAVPGPVLLVYPGGFWYHSVTPEVVEEILQKHILGGIPVVEYLVAQDTLSAPDPKGHG; encoded by the coding sequence ATGTCGCGTCCTGTCGCTTCTTCCCCTATCCTGGATCCCTCCTCGACAACCGGATCCCCAGGCCAAGCGCCTCAGCCGGCTCCCATTCCGCCCTACCAGTGGCATTTGTTCCTTTGTGCAGATCAAACCAAGCCCAAATGTTGTGAGAAAGCCGTGGGATTGGAAGCCTGGGACTATTTGAAATCGCGGATCAAGGAATTGAACCTGGAAATCGGGAGCGGGGGATCCCTGCGGGTACACCGCACCAAAGCCAACTGCCTGCGGGCATGCGACTATGCTGTTCCTGGCCCTGTGCTGCTGGTCTATCCCGGTGGGTTTTGGTACCACTCGGTCACGCCGGAGGTGGTGGAGGAGATTCTTCAAAAGCACATCTTGGGAGGGATCCCTGTTGTTGAGTATCTGGTAGCCCAAGATACCCTCAGCGCCCCTGATCCAAAAGGGCATGGATAG
- a CDS encoding lysophospholipid acyltransferase family protein — translation MGYRRRDWLAYWLLKWLVVNPLFRGLYFGRTYGQENVPRQGSLIVVSNHASHLDPPLVANAVRRPVAFMAKEELFRVPGLKQVIQLYGAYPVKRGGSDRAALRATEAALAQGWAVGIFLNGTRTPDGRIPQPHLGAALVAARTQTPLLPVALWGTEKVLPKGSRWPRLFCPITVRIGNLILPPASSDKADLQRVTAECVQAIHALLDQGR, via the coding sequence ACTGGCTGCTCAAGTGGCTGGTGGTCAACCCCTTGTTTCGGGGACTGTATTTTGGGCGCACCTATGGGCAGGAAAACGTGCCTCGCCAGGGATCCCTCATCGTCGTCAGCAACCACGCCAGCCATTTGGATCCGCCGCTGGTGGCCAATGCGGTGCGCCGCCCGGTGGCCTTCATGGCCAAGGAAGAGCTGTTTCGGGTGCCGGGGCTGAAGCAGGTGATCCAGCTCTACGGCGCCTACCCGGTCAAAAGAGGCGGCTCTGACCGCGCTGCCCTGCGGGCCACGGAAGCAGCTTTGGCGCAGGGATGGGCGGTAGGGATCTTTTTGAATGGCACTCGTACCCCCGATGGCCGCATTCCTCAGCCCCACTTGGGAGCGGCCTTGGTTGCAGCCCGCACCCAAACGCCTCTGCTGCCTGTAGCCCTTTGGGGCACGGAAAAGGTCTTGCCCAAGGGATCCCGGTGGCCGCGTTTGTTCTGCCCCATCACGGTGCGCATTGGCAACCTGATTCTCCCCCCCGCTTCCAGCGATAAGGCCGATTTGCAGCGGGTGACGGCAGAGTGCGTGCAGGCTATCCATGCCCTTTTGGATCAGGGGCGCTGA